A section of the Clostridium sp. TW13 genome encodes:
- a CDS encoding peptidase E produces the protein MKLLLSSKAFGNSVITGKILEELKMDVQKIRVLFIPTALSGTYPPDKYVNELLISGLNKDNIIIFDEKNPKEYCNLNIDIIYVCGGNTFTLVKLIKECGFAVEILEYLRKDVVYIGRSAGTHLATKNIEHVLSFDENEIGLENYDAIGLFDGIIFCHYNESREKYYYEAIKNPKFNVYKITDEEMIVYDNGHISIL, from the coding sequence ATGAAGTTACTGTTATCATCAAAGGCATTTGGCAATTCAGTTATAACCGGAAAAATATTAGAGGAACTAAAGATGGATGTGCAAAAGATAAGGGTTCTTTTTATACCTACAGCCTTAAGTGGAACTTACCCACCTGATAAATATGTGAATGAACTGCTTATTTCTGGCTTGAATAAAGACAATATTATTATTTTTGATGAAAAAAATCCTAAAGAATATTGCAATTTAAATATTGATATTATTTATGTGTGTGGTGGTAATACTTTTACATTAGTGAAATTGATAAAAGAATGTGGTTTTGCAGTAGAAATATTAGAATATTTAAGAAAAGATGTGGTATATATTGGAAGAAGTGCTGGAACACATCTTGCTACAAAAAATATAGAACATGTATTATCGTTTGATGAGAATGAAATAGGGTTAGAAAACTATGATGCTATAGGTTTGTTCGATGGTATTATATTTTGTCACTATAATGAATCCAGAGAAAAGTATTATTATGAAGCAATAAAAAATCCAAAGTTCAATGTCTATAAAATTACTGATGAAGAAATGATTGTTTATGATAATGGACATATTTCTATTTTGTAA